In one Nocardia tengchongensis genomic region, the following are encoded:
- a CDS encoding alpha/beta hydrolase domain-containing protein produces the protein MELSGPVAGPFRLISTFFSLTDVGYVAEEYFLSGMAASYRLTGPAGNDGEWATEAGGGAPFTTRLVVYRPIEGYRGTAVVEWLNASSGADTPPIWLLAHRHLTRARIAWIGVSAQYAPIHGGGGMAERDDTWNSVRRPSLKQVDPVRYAELSHPGDAYCYDIYRQAGELVRELVRGTRQVLAAGQSQSAAMLVTYVNAIAPHGSPYDAYLIDGRPGLPASLSGRVGSVALNGGTRVRADSTAPVLTLQTETDVVGFMRSIDSRQPDSDRFRLWELPGAAHVDSYSVGASFTDSGTLTAAELAELMAPRRDPLGADFPEPINSGPQHHYVLQRAIAALSEWVEGGPAPARADRLSVSAGELVLDDHGNALGGVRTPWLDVPLAVLSGLGQEGGGPAIMFGCTRPLPGPTPDNYLGAFRAATDEAVAAGFLLAEDVPEILAMAVANQALSEQGRIPPATHHSSR, from the coding sequence ATGGAACTCTCTGGTCCGGTGGCCGGTCCGTTCAGGCTGATCTCGACGTTCTTCTCGCTGACCGATGTCGGTTACGTCGCCGAGGAGTACTTCCTGTCCGGGATGGCCGCGTCCTACCGGCTGACCGGCCCGGCGGGCAATGACGGGGAGTGGGCGACCGAGGCGGGTGGGGGCGCACCGTTCACGACCAGACTGGTTGTCTACCGGCCGATCGAGGGCTATCGCGGGACCGCTGTCGTGGAATGGCTGAACGCGTCCTCAGGTGCGGATACGCCGCCGATCTGGCTGCTGGCACACCGACATCTCACTCGTGCCCGGATTGCCTGGATTGGGGTTTCCGCGCAGTATGCGCCGATTCACGGCGGCGGCGGTATGGCCGAGCGGGACGATACCTGGAACTCGGTGCGGAGGCCGTCGCTGAAGCAGGTGGATCCGGTGCGGTACGCCGAGCTGTCGCATCCGGGCGACGCCTACTGTTACGACATTTACCGGCAGGCGGGAGAACTGGTTCGCGAGCTGGTGCGGGGGACCCGGCAGGTGCTCGCGGCCGGGCAATCGCAATCGGCGGCCATGCTCGTCACGTATGTGAATGCCATTGCGCCGCACGGCTCGCCCTACGACGCGTACCTCATCGACGGGCGGCCCGGTCTGCCCGCGTCGCTGAGTGGCCGAGTGGGATCCGTTGCGCTGAACGGCGGTACGCGAGTGCGCGCGGATTCGACCGCGCCGGTGCTCACACTCCAGACCGAGACCGATGTGGTCGGCTTCATGCGTTCGATCGACTCCCGCCAGCCCGACTCCGACCGTTTCCGGCTGTGGGAGCTGCCCGGGGCCGCGCACGTGGACTCCTACAGCGTGGGAGCGTCTTTCACCGACTCGGGCACCCTCACGGCAGCGGAACTGGCCGAGCTGATGGCACCTCGCCGCGATCCACTGGGTGCCGACTTCCCCGAGCCGATCAATTCCGGGCCACAGCATCACTACGTCCTGCAGCGGGCAATCGCAGCGCTGTCGGAGTGGGTCGAAGGCGGACCTGCTCCCGCGCGGGCCGATCGGCTGAGCGTGTCAGCCGGGGAACTGGTGCTGGACGACCATGGCAATGCGCTGGGCGGTGTCCGCACACCGTGGCTGGACGTACCGTTGGCGGTGCTGTCGGGGCTCGGACAGGAGGGTGGTGGCCCGGCGATCATGTTCGGCTGCACGCGACCTCTCCCGGGCCCCACTCCGGACAACTACCTCGGGGCATTTCGAGCGGCAACCGACGAGGCGGTGGCGGCAGGTTTCCTGCTGGCCGAGGATGTACCGGAAATCCTTGCCATGGCGGTCGCGAATCAAGCACTGAGCGAGCAGGGGCGCATCCCGCCCGCCACGCACCACTCGAGTCGGTAA
- a CDS encoding SDR family NAD(P)-dependent oxidoreductase, which yields MNRLERRRILVTGAGSGIGRATVLRLLSEGAVVVGAGRSAEGLALTRKQAAEAGIDAGLTTLEMNVADETEVIAGVGSAVETLGGLDALVNAAGILRAGHTHETSLELWNQILSVNLTGTFLVIREALPTLLANSRSTIVNFSSTSASFAHPYMAAYAASKGGIQSLTHTLALEYGKQGLRAVSLAPGGIKSGITDATPGYLPKDSDWSLFGRLAPIVPPDNPKELAGPENVAGVIAMLVSDDGRFISGTEIRIDGATHT from the coding sequence ATGAACCGACTCGAGCGGCGCCGCATCCTGGTGACCGGTGCCGGATCCGGTATCGGCCGGGCCACCGTCCTTCGCCTGTTGTCCGAGGGCGCGGTCGTCGTCGGCGCGGGCCGCAGCGCCGAAGGGCTGGCGCTGACTCGCAAGCAGGCCGCCGAAGCGGGCATCGATGCCGGGCTCACCACGCTCGAAATGAATGTCGCCGACGAGACCGAGGTCATCGCGGGGGTCGGGAGCGCCGTCGAAACTCTCGGTGGCCTGGACGCTCTCGTCAATGCCGCGGGCATCCTGCGCGCGGGTCATACCCATGAGACGTCGCTCGAGTTGTGGAACCAGATCCTGAGCGTCAACCTGACCGGCACGTTCCTGGTGATCCGTGAGGCCCTGCCGACGCTGCTCGCCAACTCCCGCAGCACGATCGTCAACTTCAGCTCCACCTCGGCGAGCTTCGCGCACCCGTATATGGCCGCGTACGCCGCCAGCAAGGGCGGCATCCAAAGCCTCACCCACACTCTGGCTCTCGAATACGGCAAGCAGGGTCTGCGCGCGGTGAGTCTCGCGCCCGGCGGCATCAAATCCGGCATCACCGACGCCACTCCCGGCTACCTCCCGAAGGACTCCGACTGGTCGCTTTTCGGCCGCCTGGCTCCCATTGTGCCGCCGGACAATCCGAAAGAGCTGGCCGGTCCGGAGAATGTCGCCGGTGTCATCGCCATGCTGGTCTCCGATGACGGCCGCTTCATCAGCGGAACCGAGATCCGCATCGACGGTGCCACCCACACCTGA